A window of Pseudomonadota bacterium genomic DNA:
GCTCCGAGCTGGAAGCGCGCGTGGATCCTTGGACCGCCCGGGAGCTCGACGCGTTGCGATCCAAGACTGCCTCGCCGCCAGGGGAGTAGGTGTCGGCCGGCGTTCGGGAATTCGGGATCGTGACCTTAACTCCATTTCATTTTTCCATTGGATTCGGAATATCAGCGGCGGCCCACCTGCCGAGCCACTACCGCGCTTGCTTCGGGCTGAAGCCGTGGATCAGGTCTTGCCCGTGGTGACAAACTATGCTGATATCGCGTCGGTTCCAAAGACGACTGGCGTTAGGCCGGCGAATCGAGCGCCGCCCTCTTGTTGTTGATGTATTGCTCTAGGCTTAGCAGTAGGTGCGTGCCGCGTGTCTTGCCAGCGGGGCAGGCTTCACGTCGTGTGCAGCGAGTTTTCTTTACGTCTCTAGCTGGTGTCACCAGACGAGCCGAGATCACCAAGATGCGAACTACCATAATCCCGGCGGCTCTGGCCGCTGTAATGGCAGCTGGGTGCAGCAGCGGTGAGAAAGCCGAGGGAGCCACCGCAAGCGCCGAGCAGTGGTTCGAGCTGTGCACCCAGTGCCATGGTGCGGACGGGCTTGGAAGAAGAGAGTTTCAGGCTCCGGCGATCGCGGGGCTGCCGGACTGGTACGTCGAAGGCCAACTCACGAAGTTCAAGAGCGGGGCCCGGGGCACCCACCCCGACGATGTGTCTGGTATGCGCATGCGACCGATGGCAATCGAAATTGATACGGAGGCGGATATCAAGGCGATCGCCGCCTTGGTGGCCAAGATGCCGGCAGCCAAGCCGGCCCCCCTGCTAACCGGGGGTGACAAGCAGGCTGGTCAGGCCCTTTACACCCCCTGCACCGCGTGCCATGGACCCAAGGGAGCGGGCAACCCGCTCCTGAAATCGCCGCCCATCAACCGGGCGAGCGACTGGTATCTGCTGGCCCAATTGAAGAAATTCAAGGAGGGCGTGCGTGGCTCCGATCCACGCGATATCACGGGTGCGCAAATGGCGCCCATGGCCAAGGTCCTTGCCGACGAGCAGGCGATGCGCAACGTGGTCGCCTATGTGATGAGCCTGCAGTGAGCACAGCCAGGATGAAACAGCCAGTGTGTGACCCGGCTGCTGTGGGGTGCGGGTTCGCGATCCGTGCCCGCACCGGCGCTCAGCGGTCAGCTTTGTGCGCCTCGTACCCTTCGGAGGTCGTTCGCTATGGTTCAACAGTACCTTGATCAGGCTTCGTCCTATGCTGCGGACATCGACTTTGCGATCGACGTCATCACTTGGCTGACGGGGTTTTGGGGTACCCTGTGCATGGTGGTTTTCATTGGTTTCATCATTTTCTTTCGAGACAAGGGCCAGCGCGGTCAGTACATCTCAGGCGAGGAAAAGCACCAGACCCGATGGATTTCGATCCCGCACCTGCTGGTGCTCGTATGCGACGTCTATATCCTTGTTGTCGCCATTCAAGTCTGGGTGAACGTCAAGCAGACGTTGCCAGAGCCCGATCGAACGGTACGCGTGATCGCACAGCAGTGGGCGTGGAGCTTCGAGCATCCAGGGCCGGATGGTAAACTGGACACTCCGGATGACATCCGTACCGTCGACGAGCTCCGGCTCGAGGTGAACAAGACCTACCACTACAAGCTCGTCGCCCGGGACGTCATGCACAGTTTCTCCGTGCCGGTATTTCGCTTGACGCAAGACGCGATCCCCGGCCGGGTGATCACCGGCTGGTTCAAGCCGATCAAGACTGGGACCTACGACATTCAGTGCAAGGAAATGTGCGGGATCGGTCATGGACTGATGCCGGCTCGCGTGGTTATCGGAACTCCGGCACAGCACGCGAAATGGATGGCTTCCCGCACCAAAACCGCTTACGCAGCTTTGGACACCCGCTAGCGCCTGAGGAGTCGCGATGGCATACGAACAGCCCTCGAAGGAGTCCGTCGAGCAGGAAGCGCATCACGAGGAGCACCACGAGCCGCAAGGCTTCGTGTCCAAGTATCTGCTGTCGACCGACCATAAGATCATCTGTTTCCAGTACATGTTAACGGGCATGGCCATGGGCCTTATCGGCGCTTTCATGGCCTACGTGTTCCGCATGCAGCTCGCCTGGCCGGGCTCGGACGTGCCTTTTTGGGGGCAAGTCTCACCGGCGGAGTACAACGCCCTGGTCACAAACCACGGCACGATCATGATCTTCTGGGTCGCGATGCCGGTACTAATCGCGGCCTTCGGAAACCTCTGCATTCCGTTGATGCTCGGCGCCGACGATATGGTGTTTCCCCGCATCAACCGCCTCTCGTTTCAGGTCTTCTTCCTTAGTGCGGTCGTGCTGATCGCATCCTTCTTGGTGGAGGGGGGTGGCTTCGGCGGTGCCTGGACGGCCTATCCACCGCTTTCGGCCAAGGCGCACTACAACCTGACGCCTTTGGGCTCCACCCTTTGGGTGATCGCGGTGGGGCTGGAATTCGTGGCTTTCCTTCTGGGCGGTATCAATTTCGTGACGACGGCAATGAACGCACGCGCCCCCGGCCTGCGCATGTTCGATATGCCCATGGTCGTCTGGATGATCGTGATCGCCAGCATCTTGTTCATGGCGTCGGTGGGACCGCTGATTGCGGGCGCGGTCATGCTCGTGTTCGACCAAACGGTTGGCACGGGTTTCTACGACCCGGCAACCGGTGGCGACCCCGTGCTGTGGCAGCATTTGTTTTGGTTTTTTGGGCATCCCGAGGTGTACGTAGTGCTGCTGCCTGCGGTGGGGATCAGCTTGGATATCATCCCCACCTTCTCCCGCAAGAAGCTCTTCGGCTACAAGACGATCCTGTACACGGCGATCGCGACGGGGGTGCTGAGCTTCTTTGTCTGGGCGCACCACCAGTTCGTGTCCGGCATCGACCCGCGCATGGCGAACATCTTCACCGTCACGACGGTGCTGATCTCGGTGCCGCTCGCCGAAATGACCTTCGCGGTCATTGCCTCGCTGTACGGCGGAAAGATCCAACTTACGACACCGATGCTGTGGGCTCTGTCCTTTTGGGCCGAGTTCATCATCGGTGGCATTACAGGGATCTTCTTGGGTGCGAGCGGCGCAGATATCTATTTCCACGACAACTACTTCGTCCTGGCCCACTTCCACTACACGTTTTATCCCATTGCGATCATCGGAACCTTCGCCGGTTTCACTTACTGGTTCCCGAAGATGTTCGGACGCATGATGAACGAGGCCCTGGGCAAGATTCACTTCTGGGTCAGCATTACCTGTTATAATGCCATCTTCTTTCCCCTGTTCTTCTTGGGTCTAGCGGGCCAACACCGTCGCATCTATAGCTATGAGCACTTCCCCGAGCTGGCTTTGCCCGAGTACCAAGCCATTCGTGAATTCGCCACCACTGCGTTGATCATCATGCTCTTGGCTCAGGGAGTGTTCTTCTTCAACTGGGTCTGGAGCATGTTCAAGGGCAAGCCTGCCGGCAAGAATCCTTGGAAGGCCAATACCCTCGAGTGGACTACCGAGTCACCACCCGGACACGGAAACTGGCGCCACGGTGAGTTCCCGAATTGCTACCGCGGGCCATACGAATACAGCCCCGAAGGCCGGGAGGACGATTACTGGCCGCAGAACGAGCCTCCCGAAGGACATGAGGAGCGTGTCAAACCAGCAGCTGCGCCTGCCTAGTGCCTTCCCAGCTCTTGGAGCGACAGGGACTTGGAGCGACAGGGACTTGGCAACGCGCATTGAGCCGTATACGAACGTGGTCCCAGCGGAATTGGTTCATGAGGAAAGATAAACCATGAGCGCAGCAGTTCGACCGATGGCTAACTTGCGCAGCGCCAGCGGCATTCCCACCGGCCGTTTGGGTGTGTGGTGGGTGATCGCGTCCGAGATCGTGATCTTCGGCGGGCTGCTCGCCTCCTACATCATGCACCGCCTCGGACACCCGGAGTTCGGGGACTATGCTGCGCACACGAACACGTGGCTCGGGGGCTTCAACACCTTCGTGCTGTTGACTTCAAGCCTGTCGGCGGTGCTTGCCCACCACGAAGCCCAGCGCAAGAACGGCCAAAAGGCCTTCGTGTACCTGTGGTATACGATCGGGGGCGGCGCCACCTTCATCGTT
This region includes:
- a CDS encoding cytochrome c, with protein sequence MAAGCSSGEKAEGATASAEQWFELCTQCHGADGLGRREFQAPAIAGLPDWYVEGQLTKFKSGARGTHPDDVSGMRMRPMAIEIDTEADIKAIAALVAKMPAAKPAPLLTGGDKQAGQALYTPCTACHGPKGAGNPLLKSPPINRASDWYLLAQLKKFKEGVRGSDPRDITGAQMAPMAKVLADEQAMRNVVAYVMSLQ
- a CDS encoding cytochrome C oxidase subunit II is translated as MVQQYLDQASSYAADIDFAIDVITWLTGFWGTLCMVVFIGFIIFFRDKGQRGQYISGEEKHQTRWISIPHLLVLVCDVYILVVAIQVWVNVKQTLPEPDRTVRVIAQQWAWSFEHPGPDGKLDTPDDIRTVDELRLEVNKTYHYKLVARDVMHSFSVPVFRLTQDAIPGRVITGWFKPIKTGTYDIQCKEMCGIGHGLMPARVVIGTPAQHAKWMASRTKTAYAALDTR
- a CDS encoding cbb3-type cytochrome c oxidase subunit I gives rise to the protein MSKYLLSTDHKIICFQYMLTGMAMGLIGAFMAYVFRMQLAWPGSDVPFWGQVSPAEYNALVTNHGTIMIFWVAMPVLIAAFGNLCIPLMLGADDMVFPRINRLSFQVFFLSAVVLIASFLVEGGGFGGAWTAYPPLSAKAHYNLTPLGSTLWVIAVGLEFVAFLLGGINFVTTAMNARAPGLRMFDMPMVVWMIVIASILFMASVGPLIAGAVMLVFDQTVGTGFYDPATGGDPVLWQHLFWFFGHPEVYVVLLPAVGISLDIIPTFSRKKLFGYKTILYTAIATGVLSFFVWAHHQFVSGIDPRMANIFTVTTVLISVPLAEMTFAVIASLYGGKIQLTTPMLWALSFWAEFIIGGITGIFLGASGADIYFHDNYFVLAHFHYTFYPIAIIGTFAGFTYWFPKMFGRMMNEALGKIHFWVSITCYNAIFFPLFFLGLAGQHRRIYSYEHFPELALPEYQAIREFATTALIIMLLAQGVFFFNWVWSMFKGKPAGKNPWKANTLEWTTESPPGHGNWRHGEFPNCYRGPYEYSPEGREDDYWPQNEPPEGHEERVKPAAAPA
- a CDS encoding cytochrome c oxidase subunit 3, with amino-acid sequence MSAAVRPMANLRSASGIPTGRLGVWWVIASEIVIFGGLLASYIMHRLGHPEFGDYAAHTNTWLGGFNTFVLLTSSLSAVLAHHEAQRKNGQKAFVYLWYTIGGGATFIVVKAFEWTAEIQAGYTITANAFWGFYYTAAGLHALHVIAGMVCLAFVSFDARKNEELHRVELIGNYWHFVDIVWIFLFPLLYIAK